A genome region from Macadamia integrifolia cultivar HAES 741 unplaced genomic scaffold, SCU_Mint_v3 scaffold2210, whole genome shotgun sequence includes the following:
- the LOC122066061 gene encoding uncharacterized protein LOC122066061, producing the protein MKILYWNIRGVRKAAGLCALRQLVKEHAPDVLCLAEPMVQVCKFPGIFFSRLGYAVDFIHNFRDEKVPNLWIIWKLGVSRPFVAGMSDQHISVIFDWPGSKVGISFVHASSFKIMRRQLWLDLELSISALVPWSVMGDFNATLLSHEKRGPGKFNLGSAAEFQAMVDACELLSIPSQGKKFTWTNNRRRGHAVAVLDRSFCNGKWIDVFRNVKQRVLLSSVSDHAPLIVVSDDVQRPTNIPFRFHSFWMENDQFISVVEEAWKTSIGGNPIFVLAQKLKQVKENLKVWARANFPNLNDEVDKAKLELKKVQDMIEVAGMTDELFNREADAKTVLLKANQMYEKLWAEKAKLRWMKNGDCNSKIFHLSVKLRRLKNQITSLKKEDGTWVSDQQGISSYVSDFFEKFHEADAITVHNDLLDNIPRVLEEEDVAGLEIVPSGDEIKQAVWDLDPVSSPGPDGFPAWQIKHGNSLMSVFFRARFLKIDGSLKTTYLSSSIWPGLKKVWRWVQSHEQWTVGNGQRINFWKDSWLGKKPIEELYGLQLDIFDSMQAKVSDFICQDEWNFPQVLIFYNIYPISFKMKYKTKKVPWYAVGLPADAMLKVGALSMVFWFVL; encoded by the exons ATGAAGATTCTGTATTGGAACATTCGGGGTGTTAGGAAGGCAGCAGGGTTGTGCGCTTTACGTCAACTGGTGAAGGAGCATGCCCCGGATGTGCTATGCTTGGCTGAACCCATGGTTCAGGTATGTAAATTTCCTGGTATTTTCTTTAGTCGGCTGGGGTATGCTGTggatttcattcataattttcgGGATGAAAAAgtcccaaatttatggattatatgGAAGTTGGGGGTTTCGAGACCATTCGTTGCAGGTATGTCTGATCAACATATATCAGTCATCTTTGATTGGCCAGGTAGTAAAGTGGGTATTTCTTTTGTACATGCAAGTTCTTTTAAAATTATGCGTAGGCAATTGTGGTTAGATTTGGAGTTGTCGATATCCGCTTTGGTTCCGTGGTCTGTGatgggggatttcaatgcaacccTGCTCTCgcatgagaaaagaggtccTGGTAAGTTTAATCTTGGATCAGCTGCTGAATTCCAGGCAATGGTTGATGCGTGTGAATTGCTTTCTATCCcttctcagggaaagaaattcacttggactAACAATCGTCGAAGGGGTCATGCAGTTGCAGTGTTAGATCGGAGTTTTTGTAATGGGAAGTGGATAGATGTGTTTAGAAATGTGAAGCAGCGTGTTTTGTTGTCTTCGGTATCAGATCATGCCCCTCTAATTGTTGTCTCTGATGATGTTCAAAGACCTACAAATATCCCCTTTAGATTCCATagcttttggatggaaaatgatcaatttatctCCGTGGTTGAGGAAGCTTGGAAAACTTCGATAGGAGGTAATCCAATTTTCGTTCTGGCACAAAAATTAAAGCAGGTCAAGGAGAATTTAAAGGTTTGGGCGAGGGCTAACTTTCCTAACCTGAATGACGAGGTCGATAAAGCAAAGCTGGAATTAAAGAAGGTTCAAGACATGATAGAGGTGGCTGGGATGACTGATGAATTATTTAACAGAGAGGCAGATGCAAAAACAGTATTATTGAAGGCCAACCAAATGTACGAGAAgttgtgggctgaaaaagctaaactgagatggatgaaaaatggaGATTGTAACTCGAAAATTTTTCATCTCTCCGTGAAGCTTAGGAGGTTGAAAAATCAGATCACCTCCctaaaaaaggaagatggaacTTGGGTTTCAGACCAACAGGGAATATCGTCTTATgtctctgatttttttgagaaatttcatgaGGCTGATGCAATCACGGTTCATAATGACCTTCTTGATAATATTCCCAGAGTGTTGGAGGAGGAGGACGTGGCAGGATTGGAGATTGTCCCGAGTGGGGACGAAATAAAACAAGCTgtttgggatttagatcctgtaagctctccaggtcctgatgggttcccaG catggcaaatcaaacatggaAATTCTCTAATGAGTGTTTTCTTTCGTGCCCGTTTTCTGAAGATTGATGGTTCGCTGAAAACTAcctacctttcctcttcgaTATGGCCTGGTCTTAAAAAGGTGTGGCGGTGGGTACAGTCTCATGAGCAATGGACTGTTGGGAATGGTCAgaggataaatttttggaaagatagctGGCTGGGAAAGAAGCCTATTGAGGAGTTGTATGGTTTGCAGTTAGATATCTTTGATTCGATGCAGGCAAAGGTTTCCGATTTCATTTGCCAAGATGAGTGGAATTTTCCCCAG GTTCTCATTTTCTACAACATCTATCCtataagtttcaaaatgaaataTAAGACAAAAAAGGTTCCCTGG TATGCTGTTGGACTTCCCGCTGAtgccatgctgaaggtgggagCTCTTTCTAtggttttttggtttgttttgtga
- the LOC122066060 gene encoding uncharacterized protein LOC122066060 — protein MEETGEEISQGPKGGWPPDRGRQALITDFLKPQVREKEGESLPEHPMNEPFSAEQDVAEEGLPKIIVPQDAYEERLQGFRFSLIGRGNFKFISMDDIRKEARETWNLKGGVKMAPMGKGYILFKFEKEGDMAALWRRSLTRVAGHVLRFQRWKPDFDVHAKNINIKLVWIRFPDFPLEYWHEKILLTMAKAAGRPIALDRCTRATSMGSFARVQVEIEMGASRPEEIQVERRQPGMGEIF, from the exons ATGGAGGAGACTGGAGAGGAAATCAGCCAGGGTCCGAAGGGTGGGTGGCCTCCAGATCGAGGCAGACAGGCATTGATCACTGACTTTCTGAAACCTCAGGTAAGGGAGAAGGAGGGCGAATCCCTGCCTGAGCATCCTATGAATGAACCATTCTCGGCTGAGCAGGATGTGGCTGAGGAGGGTCTCCCAAAG ATAATAGTTCCTcaagatgcctatgaggaacGACTCCAGGGCTTCCGATTTTCCTTGATTGGCAGaggaaatttcaaattcatatctATGGATGACATCCGCAAGGAAGCGAGAGAAACCTGGAATCTCAAAGGCGGTGTGAAGATGGCTCCGATGGGGAAGGGTTACATCCTCTTCAAATTTGAAAAGGAAGGTGACATGGCAGCACTGTGGCGAAGGAGCCTTACAAGAGTCGCTGGTCACGTTCTCCGCTTCCAGCGATGGAAGCCTGACTTTGATGTGCATGCGAAGAATATCAATATTAAGCTCGTATGGATCAGATTCCCTGATTTTCCTcttgaatattggcatgagaagatcCTACTCACTATGGCTAAGGCTGCTGGGAGACCTATTGCGCTAGATAGATGTACTCGAGCGACTTCCATGGGATCTTTTGCTCGGGTCCAAGTGGAGATCGAAATGGGAGCAAGCAGGCCTGAGGAGATTCAAGTGGAGAGACGTCAACCAGGAATGGGGGAAATTTTCTAG